The following is a genomic window from Candidatus Hydrogenedentota bacterium.
GCTGGGGCACTGCGCGCAATCGGCGTGTCCAACTTCATGGTGCGGCACCTGCAGGAATTGCTGGCCCACGCGCGCACCGTGCCAGCGGTGAACCAGCTGGAGCTGAGTCCCTTCCTGCAGCAGCGAGAGGTGCGCGCGCTGCGCCGGACCCACGGAATCGTGGTGCAGGCCTACAGCCCGCTCACCAAGGGCCGGCGGTTGGACCATCCGGTGCTGGTGCGCATCGCGCGCGAGATGCAGCGCAGCCCGGCCCAGGTGATGCTGCGCTGGGGTCTGCAGCAAGGCCTGGTGGTGCTGCCGAAGTCCACCCGGCCGGCGCGCATTCGCGAGAACCTGACCCTGTCTGACTTCGAACTGGCGGCCGGCCACATGGCCGCGCTGGACGAACTGGAAGAGAACCTGGTGACCGGCTGGAACCCCCAGTTGGCGCCGTGAAAGGACGACGTTGGAAAAGAATCGGCTCGAAGCCTTCAGCGACGGCGTGCTCGCCATCATCATCACGATCATGGTGCTGGA
Proteins encoded in this region:
- a CDS encoding aldo/keto reductase, producing AVFVTTKLWNDFQRPGAVEPAVHRSFQALGLGAPDLMLLHWPVVGQRLAAWAELERLRDAGALRAIGVSNFMVRHLQELLAHARTVPAVNQLELSPFLQQREVRALRRTHGIVVQAYSPLTKGRRLDHPVLVRIAREMQRSPAQVMLRWGLQQGLVVLPKSTRPARIRENLTLSDFELAAGHMAALDELEENLVTGWNPQLAP